The Drosophila mauritiana strain mau12 chromosome 2R, ASM438214v1, whole genome shotgun sequence genome has a segment encoding these proteins:
- the LOC117135411 gene encoding protein Shroom isoform X4, giving the protein MAQWFQWLNFRSNSKASYLPRQSLEKLNNTDPDHGIYKLTLTSNEDLVAHSKPSYGVTGKLPNNLPDVLPLGVKLHQQPKLQPGSPNGDANVTLRYGSNNNLTGNSPTVAPPPYYGGGQRYSTPVLGQGYGKSPKPVTPQQYTRSQSYDVKHTSAVTMPPMSQSHVDLKQAAHDLETTLEEVLPTATPTPTPTPTPTPPRLSPASSHSDCSLSTSSLECTINPIATPIPKPEAHIFRAEVISTTLNTNPLTTPPKPAMNRQESLRENIEKITQLQSVLMSAHLCDTSLLGGYTTPLITSPTASFANEPLMTPPLPPSPPPPLEPEEEQEENDVPGKQPEIEELQLMQRSELVLMVNPKPSTTDMACQTDELEDRDTDLEAAREEHQTRTTLQPRQRQPIELDYEQMSRELVKLLPPGDKIADILTPKICKPTSQYVSNLYNPDVPLRLAKRDVGTSTLMRMKSITSSAEIRVVSVELQLAEPSEEPTNLIKQKMDELIKHLNQKIVSLKREQQTISEECSANDRLGQDLFAKLAEKVRPSEASKFRTHVDAVGNITSLLLSLSERLAQTESSLETRQQEKGALESKRDLLYEQLEEAQRLKSDIERRGVSIAGLLGKNLSADMCADYDYFINMKAKLIADARDLAVRIKGSEEQLSSLSDALVQSDC; this is encoded by the exons ATGGCTCAGTGGTTTCAATGGCTCAACTTTCG ATCGAATTCCAAGGCCTCATACTTGCCGCGTCAGAGTCTGGAGAAGTTGAACAACACTGATCCCGACCATGGCATCTACAAGCTCACCCTGACCTCCAATGAGGACCTGGTGGCCCACTCGAAGCCCAGCTATGGGGTCACAGGAAAACTGCCCAACAATCTGCCGGATGTCCTGCCGCTGGGCGTTAAGCTCCACCAGCAGCCAAAGTTGCAGCCAGGATCGCCGAATGGCGATGCGAATGTGACCCTGCGCTATGGCTCCAACAACAATCTGACTGGGAACTCCCCGACGGTTGCCCCGCCCCCCTACTATGGGGGCGGCCAGCGGTATTCAACTCCTGTGTTGGGTCAAGGTTACGGCAAAAGTCCGAAGCCCGTGACCCCGCAACAATATACGAGATCTCAGTCGTACGATGTGAAGCACACTAGTGCGGTGACCATGCCGCCGATGTCCCAGTCCCACGTGGATCTCAAGCAGGCCGCCCATGACCTCGAGACGACGCTGGAGGAGGTGCTgcccactgccacgcccacgccgaCGCCAACACCGACGCCCACGCCGCCACGCCTCTCGCCGGCCTCCTCGCACTCGGACTGCAGTCTGAGCACCAGTTCCCTAGAGTGCACAATCAATCCTATAGCGACACCGATTCCTAAGCCTGAGGCGCACATCTTCCGCGCCGAGGTGATTAGCACCACCCTGAACACGAATCCGTTGACAACACCGCCCAAGCCCGCTATGAACCGCCAGGAATCCCTCAGGGAGAACATCGAAAAGATCACCCAACTGCAGTCGGTGCTGATGTCGGCGCACCTGTGTGATACGAGTCTACTAGGTGGCTACACCACTCCACTGATTACCAGTCCCACTGCCAGTTTTGCTAATGAACCACTGATGACACCACCACTGCCGCCCAGTCCGCCACCGCCACTAGAACCGGAGGAGGAACAGGAGGAGAACGATGTGCCCGGCAAGCAGCCAGAGATCGAGGAGCTGCAGCTTATGCAGCGCAGCGAATTGGTCCTGATGGTTAATCCCAAGCCGAGCACAACGGATATGGCCTGCCAAACGGACGAGCTGGAGGACAGGGACACGGACCTCGAAGCGGCACGCGAGGAGCACCAGACCAGAACGACTCTGCAGCCCCGACAGCGCCAGCCCATCGAGCTGGACTACGAGCAGATGAGCCGGGAGCTGGTGAAGCTCCTACCGCCAGGTGACAAGATCGCCGACATCCTCACACCAAAGATCTGCAAGCCCACCTCGCAATACGTTAGCAATCTGTACAATCCGGATGTGCCACTGCGCTTGGCCAAGCGCGATGTTGGCACCTCCACGTTGATGCGGATGAAGTCCATCACGTCGTCCGCCGAGATCCGAGTGGTCAGTgtggagctgcagctggcaGAGCCGAGCGAGGAACCGACGAATTTAATCAAGCAAAAGATG GATGAGCTCATCAAGCATTTGAACCAAAAAATTGTCTCCCTGAAACGCGAGCAGCAGACGATCAGCGAGGAGTGCTCGGCCAATGACAGACTAGGCCAGGATCTCTTCGCCAAGCTGGCGGAGAAGGTTCGACCCAGCGAAGCCTCCAAGTTCCGTACCCACGTCGACGCCGTGGGCAACATAACCAGTTTACTCCTGTCGCTTTCCGAGCGTTTGGCCCAAACTGAAAGCAGTCTGGAAACGCGCCAGCAGGAAAAG GGCGCGCTGGAATCGAAGCGGGATCTGCTGTACGAGCAGCTGGAGGAGGCGCAGCGCCTCAAATCGGACATAGAACGACGTGGAGTCAGCATCGCCGGATTACTGGGCAAGAACCTCAGCGCAGACATGTGCGCCGACTACGACTACTTCATCAACATGAAGGCCAAGCTGATCGCCGATGCACGCGACCTGGCCGTAAGGATCAAGGGCAGCGAGGAGCAGCTTAGCTCCCTCAGCGATGCGCTAGTCCAAAGCGATTGTTAG
- the LOC117135411 gene encoding protein Shroom isoform X3: MVFGGKFRIRRSNSKASYLPRQSLEKLNNTDPDHGIYKLTLTSNEDLVAHSKPSYGVTGKLPNNLPDVLPLGVKLHQQPKLQPGSPNGDANVTLRYGSNNNLTGNSPTVAPPPYYGGGQRYSTPVLGQGYGKSPKPVTPQQYTRSQSYDVKHTSAVTMPPMSQSHVDLKQAAHDLETTLEEVLPTATPTPTPTPTPTPPRLSPASSHSDCSLSTSSLECTINPIATPIPKPEAHIFRAEVISTTLNTNPLTTPPKPAMNRQESLRENIEKITQLQSVLMSAHLCDTSLLGGYTTPLITSPTASFANEPLMTPPLPPSPPPPLEPEEEQEENDVPGKQPEIEELQLMQRSELVLMVNPKPSTTDMACQTDELEDRDTDLEAAREEHQTRTTLQPRQRQPIELDYEQMSRELVKLLPPGDKIADILTPKICKPTSQYVSNLYNPDVPLRLAKRDVGTSTLMRMKSITSSAEIRVVSVELQLAEPSEEPTNLIKQKMDELIKHLNQKIVSLKREQQTISEECSANDRLGQDLFAKLAEKVRPSEASKFRTHVDAVGNITSLLLSLSERLAQTESSLETRQQEKGALESKRDLLYEQLEEAQRLKSDIERRGVSIAGLLGKNLSADMCADYDYFINMKAKLIADARDLAVRIKGSEEQLSSLSDALVQSDC; this comes from the exons ATCGAATTCCAAGGCCTCATACTTGCCGCGTCAGAGTCTGGAGAAGTTGAACAACACTGATCCCGACCATGGCATCTACAAGCTCACCCTGACCTCCAATGAGGACCTGGTGGCCCACTCGAAGCCCAGCTATGGGGTCACAGGAAAACTGCCCAACAATCTGCCGGATGTCCTGCCGCTGGGCGTTAAGCTCCACCAGCAGCCAAAGTTGCAGCCAGGATCGCCGAATGGCGATGCGAATGTGACCCTGCGCTATGGCTCCAACAACAATCTGACTGGGAACTCCCCGACGGTTGCCCCGCCCCCCTACTATGGGGGCGGCCAGCGGTATTCAACTCCTGTGTTGGGTCAAGGTTACGGCAAAAGTCCGAAGCCCGTGACCCCGCAACAATATACGAGATCTCAGTCGTACGATGTGAAGCACACTAGTGCGGTGACCATGCCGCCGATGTCCCAGTCCCACGTGGATCTCAAGCAGGCCGCCCATGACCTCGAGACGACGCTGGAGGAGGTGCTgcccactgccacgcccacgccgaCGCCAACACCGACGCCCACGCCGCCACGCCTCTCGCCGGCCTCCTCGCACTCGGACTGCAGTCTGAGCACCAGTTCCCTAGAGTGCACAATCAATCCTATAGCGACACCGATTCCTAAGCCTGAGGCGCACATCTTCCGCGCCGAGGTGATTAGCACCACCCTGAACACGAATCCGTTGACAACACCGCCCAAGCCCGCTATGAACCGCCAGGAATCCCTCAGGGAGAACATCGAAAAGATCACCCAACTGCAGTCGGTGCTGATGTCGGCGCACCTGTGTGATACGAGTCTACTAGGTGGCTACACCACTCCACTGATTACCAGTCCCACTGCCAGTTTTGCTAATGAACCACTGATGACACCACCACTGCCGCCCAGTCCGCCACCGCCACTAGAACCGGAGGAGGAACAGGAGGAGAACGATGTGCCCGGCAAGCAGCCAGAGATCGAGGAGCTGCAGCTTATGCAGCGCAGCGAATTGGTCCTGATGGTTAATCCCAAGCCGAGCACAACGGATATGGCCTGCCAAACGGACGAGCTGGAGGACAGGGACACGGACCTCGAAGCGGCACGCGAGGAGCACCAGACCAGAACGACTCTGCAGCCCCGACAGCGCCAGCCCATCGAGCTGGACTACGAGCAGATGAGCCGGGAGCTGGTGAAGCTCCTACCGCCAGGTGACAAGATCGCCGACATCCTCACACCAAAGATCTGCAAGCCCACCTCGCAATACGTTAGCAATCTGTACAATCCGGATGTGCCACTGCGCTTGGCCAAGCGCGATGTTGGCACCTCCACGTTGATGCGGATGAAGTCCATCACGTCGTCCGCCGAGATCCGAGTGGTCAGTgtggagctgcagctggcaGAGCCGAGCGAGGAACCGACGAATTTAATCAAGCAAAAGATG GATGAGCTCATCAAGCATTTGAACCAAAAAATTGTCTCCCTGAAACGCGAGCAGCAGACGATCAGCGAGGAGTGCTCGGCCAATGACAGACTAGGCCAGGATCTCTTCGCCAAGCTGGCGGAGAAGGTTCGACCCAGCGAAGCCTCCAAGTTCCGTACCCACGTCGACGCCGTGGGCAACATAACCAGTTTACTCCTGTCGCTTTCCGAGCGTTTGGCCCAAACTGAAAGCAGTCTGGAAACGCGCCAGCAGGAAAAG GGCGCGCTGGAATCGAAGCGGGATCTGCTGTACGAGCAGCTGGAGGAGGCGCAGCGCCTCAAATCGGACATAGAACGACGTGGAGTCAGCATCGCCGGATTACTGGGCAAGAACCTCAGCGCAGACATGTGCGCCGACTACGACTACTTCATCAACATGAAGGCCAAGCTGATCGCCGATGCACGCGACCTGGCCGTAAGGATCAAGGGCAGCGAGGAGCAGCTTAGCTCCCTCAGCGATGCGCTAGTCCAAAGCGATTGTTAG
- the LOC117136567 gene encoding spermatogenesis-associated protein 20, producing MFRVRPLLPRIRSSLQTTLKLQADTSQSESESVRRNLRLLHNSCRSRPVSNQKFRTMATGGEASKEVSKEEPAKQGNRLVASKSPYLLQHAYNPVDWYPWGEEAFEKARSENKLIFLSVGYSTCHWCHVMEHESFESPETAAIMNENFVNIKVDREERPDIDKIYMQFLLMSKGSGGWPMSVWLTPNLAPLVAGTYFPPKSRYGMPSFNAVLKSIARKWETDKESLLSTGSSLLSALQKNQDASAVPEAAFGAGSAIEKLSEAINVHRQRFDQTHGGFGSEPKFPEVPRLNFLFHGYLVTKDPDVLDMVIETLTQIGKGGIHDHIFGGFARYATTQDWHNVHFEKMLYDQGQLMVAFTNAYKVTRDEIYLGYADKIYKYLIKDLRHPLGGFYAGEDADSLPTHEDKVKVEGAFYAWTWDEIQAAFKDQAQRFDDITPERAFEIYAYHYDLKPPGNVPTYSDPHGHLTGKNILIVRGSEEDTCANFKLEADQFKKLLATTNDILHVIRDKRPRPHLDTKIICAWNGLVLSGLCKLGNCYSANRELYMQTAKELLDFLRKEMYDPEQKLLIRSCYGVAVGDETLEKNASQIDGFLDDYAFLIKGLLDYYKATLDVDVLHWAKALQDTQDKLFWDERNGAYFFSQQDAPNVIVRLKEDHDGAEPCGNSVSAHNLVLLAHYYDEDAYLQKAGKLLNFFADVSPFGHALPEMLSALLMHENGLDLVAVVGPDSPDTERFVEICRKFYIPSMIIVHVDPSNPEEASNQRLQTKFKMVGGKTTVYICHERACRMPVTDPQQLEDNLMAYFFSKRD from the exons ATGTTCAGGGTCAGGCCGCTCCTCCCCAGGATACGAAGCTCCCTGCAAACGACCTTGAAACTCCAAGCAGATACATCgcaatccgaatccgaatcggtCCGTCGGAACCTACGACTCCTACACAACAGTTGTCGTAGTCGCCCTGTGAGCAA CCAGAAATTCCGCACAATGGCCACCGGAGGAGAAGCATCCAAGGAAGTGTCCAAAGAGGAACCCGCCAAGCAGGGCAACCGCTTGGTCGCCTCCAAGTCGCCGTATCTCTTGCAGCATGCCTACAATCCAGTGGACTG GTACCCATGGGGCGAGGAGGCTTTCGAGAAAGCCCGCAGCGAGAACAAACTAATTTTTTTGTCAGTGGGCTACTCCACCTGTCACTGGTGCCATGTAATGGAGCACGAATCGTTTGAGAGCCCCGAAACGGCTGCGATAATGAACGAAAACTTTGTAAACATCAAGGTGGATCGGGAAGAGCGACCGGACATCGACAAGATATACATGCAGTTCCTACTGATGTCCAAGGGCAGTGGTGGTTGGCCGATGAGTGTGTGGTTAACACCCAATTTGGCTCCACTGGTGGCGGGAACTTACTTCCCACCCAAATCCCGTTATGGAATGCCCTCATTTAACGCTGTTCTCAAATCCATTGCTAGAAAGTGGGAAACCGACAAGGAGTCCCTTCTTTCAACTGGATCCTCATTGCTCTCTGCTTTACAAAAGAACCAGGACGCTTCTGCTGTGCCAGAAGCGGCATTTGGAGCTGGAAGTGCTATTGAAAAGCTGAGTGAAGCCATCAACGTCCATAGGCAGCGATTCGATCAGACCCATGGAGGATTTGGCTCAGAGCCCAAGTTTCCGGAGGTGCCGCGTCTCAACTTTCTTTTCCACGGCTATCTCGTCACCAAGGATCCGGATGTTCTGGACATGGTGATTGAAACACTAACTCAAATTGGAAAGGGTGGTATACATGACCACATTTTTGGCGGCTTTGCTCGCTACGCCACCACTCAGGATTGGCACAACGTCCACTTTGAGAAGATGCTCTATGATCAGGGTCAACTAATGGTGGCCTTTACCAATGCCTACAAAGTGACCAGGGACGAAATATATTTGGGCTATGCGGATAAAATCTACAAGTACTTGATTAAGGACCTACGTCATCCTTTAGGTGGATTCTATGCTGGTGAGGATGCGGACTCTCTGCCTACCCACGAAGATAAAGTAAAGGTAGAGGGAGCATTTTACGCTTGGACCTGGGACGAAATTCAAGCTGCATTCAAGGATCAGGCGCAGCGTTTTGACGACATTACGCCCGAGCGGGCTTTTGAGATATATGCTTACCACTACGATCTTAAGCCACCGGGAAATGTTCCAACCTACAGCGATCCCCATGGCCATCTCACTGGCAAGAACATTCTAATCGTACGAGGATCAGAGGAGGACACCTGTGCTAACTTTAAGTTGGAGGCGGATCAATTTAAGAAGCTGCTGGCCACAACCAATGATATATTGCACGTTATCCGGGATAAGCGACCGCGTCCGCACCTGGACACCAAGATCATATGCGCATGGAACGGTCTGGTGTTGTCGGGACTCTGTAAGCTAGGCAATTGCTATTCCGCCAACAGGGAGCTGTACATGCAGACAGCAAAGGAACTTCTCGATTTTCTTCGCAAGGAAATGTATGATCCGGAACAGAAGCTGCTCATCCGTTCGTGCTATGGTGTGGCCGTGGGTGATGAAACTCTGGAGAAGAATGC ATCGCAAATCGATGGATTCCTTGATGACTATGCGTTCCTCATCAAGGGCTTGCTGGACTATTACAAAGCTACACTTGACGTAGATGTATTGCATTGGGCAAAGGCGTTGCAGGACACCCAGGACAAGCTTTTCTGGGACGAGCGAAACGGAGCGTATTTCTTCTCGCAGCAGGATGCTCCCAATGTTATTGTGCGACTCAAGGAAG ACCACGATGGAGCCGAACCTTGTGGCAACAGTGTATCCGCCCACAATCTTGTCCTACTGGCCCACTATTATGACGAAGATGCCTATCTCCAGAAGGCCGGAAAACTACTGAATTTCTTTGCCGACGTATCGCCCTTCGGACACGCTCTCCCAGAGATGTTGTCCGCCCTGCTGATGCACGAGAACGGCCTGGATCTTGTGGCAGTGGTGGGACCGGATTCGCCAGACACCGAACGATTCGTGGAAATTTGTCGCAAGTTTTATATCCCAAGCATGATCATAGTGCATGTGGATCCCTCGAATCCAGAGGAAGCCTCCAATCAGCGCTTACAGACAAAGTTTAAGATGGTGGGCGGCAAAACTACGGTTTACATTTGTCACGAGCGAGCTTGTCGTATGCCAGTTACCGATCCGCAGCAGCTGGAGGATAACCTAATGGCATATTTCTTCTCAAAACGTGATTAG
- the LOC117136568 gene encoding uncharacterized protein LOC117136568 gives MHKTHRLTTDSQYMEVEGLLQAMDMPTSHDPEAELEQESTSLCRLSRYNVTNLYEGPAGGGSSLASGRQRCYTMPHVPPPAPPSTPTLLTSGCGGSSNSVSVSISPTCSPGSHPLDSQSLSQSPLNQFIYVKNGKNLRRESRCVDSELSKLFNVVSITNRLTSIKNRSNSISNSSGILNASRTISKLNGATATKIFKINRDPKEFLRETDEDSVSAPEYDEEEEDTRFRFFRRARFSRRYRKFARKFARFEHHERMETIVDSFDAAMSFNDADT, from the exons ATGCACAAAACACACCGTCTCACCACCGACAGCCAGTACATGGAAGTCGAAGGCTTGCTGCAG gCCATGGACATGCCCACCAGCCACGACCCGGAGGCGGAACTGGAACAGGAGTCCACGTCGCTGTGCCGCCTGAGCCGCTACAACGTGACCAACCTGTACGAAGGGCCGGCGGGCGGGGGTTCCTCATTGGCCTCGGGCCGCCAGCGTTGCTACACAATGCCGCATGTGCCACCGCCAGCGCCGCCCTCCACGCCCACTCTGCTGACCAGCGGgtgcggcggcagcagcaactccgTATCCGTCTCCATCTCGCCCACCTGCTCCCCTGGAAGCCATCCCTTGGATAGCCAAAGCTTGAGCCAGAGCCCCTTGAACCAGTTCATCTACGTAAAGAATGGCAAGAACCTGCGTCGCGAATCGCGCTGCGTCGACTCGGAGCTGTCCAAGTTATTTAACGTGGTGTCCATCACAAATCGCCTGACGTCTATTAAGAACCGCAGCAATTCCATTTCGAATTCCAGTGGAATACTCAATGCCTCGCGCACCATATCGAAGTTAAACGGGGCGACGGCCACCAAGATCTTTAAGATTAATCGGGATCCGAAGGAATTTCTGCGCGAAACGGACGAGGATTCTGTGTCGGCGCCGGAgtacgacgaggaggaggaggacacGCGCTTCCGTTTCTTTCGGCGTGCGCGCTTCTCGCGGAGGTACAGGAAATTTGCACGAAAGTTCGCCCGATTTGAGCATCATGAGCGCATGGAGACCATCGTGGATAGTTTCGATGCAGCAATGAGCTTCAATGATGCAGACACCTGA
- the LOC117136670 gene encoding activity-regulated cytoskeleton associated protein 1 produces MAQLTQMTNEQLRELIEAVRAAAVGAAGSAAAAGGADASRGKGNFSACTHSFGGTRDHDVVEEFIGNIETYKDVEGISDENALKGISLLFYGMASTWWQGVRKEATTWKEAIALIREHFSPTKPAYQIYTEFFQNKQEDHDPIDTFVIQKRALLAQLPNGRHDEETELDLLFGLLNIKYRKHISRQGVHTFKDLLEQGRIIEHNNQEDEEQVAATKNTRGSKRITRCTYCSFRGHTFDNCRKRQKDRQEDQNEK; encoded by the coding sequence ATGGCCCAGCTTACACAGATGACCAACGAGCAGCTACGCGAACTGATCGAAGCGGTAAGAGCGGCTGCCGTGGGCGCCGCTGgaagtgcagcagcagccggaGGAGCAGATGCCAGCAGAGGCAAGGGCAACTTCTCCGCCTGTACACACAGCTTCGGCGGAACCCGCGACCACGACGTGGTCGAAGAGTTCATCGGCAACATCGAGACATACAAGGATGTGGAGGGGATCAGCGACGAGAACGCCCTGAAGGGCATCTCGCTGCTGTTCTACGGTATGGCCAGCACCTGGTGGCAAGGCGTCCGCAAGGAGGCCACCACGTGGAAGGAAGCCATCGCCCTCATCCGCGAACACTTCTCGCCCACCAAGCCCGCCTACCAGATCTACACGGAGTTCTTCCAAAACAAGCAGGAGGACCATGACCCCATTGACACCTTCGTCATCCAGAAGCGAGCGCTGCTGGCCCAGCTGCCCAACGGTCGCCACGACGAGGAGACGGAACTGGATCTTCTGTTCGGTCTGCTGAACATCAAATACCGCAAGCACATCTCCCGCCAGGGTGTCCATACCTTCAAGGATCTCCTGGAACAGGGCCGCATCATCGAGCACAACAACCAGGAGGACGAGGAACAGGTCGCCGCAACAAAGAACACCCGTGGCTCCAAGCGCATCACCCGATGCACCTACTGCAGCTTCCGGGGCCACACCTTCGACAACTGCCGCAAGCGCCAGAAGGATCGGCAGGAGGATCAGAACGAGAAGTAG
- the LOC117137976 gene encoding activity-regulated cytoskeleton associated protein 2, producing the protein MTQMSDEQFRIFIETIKSLGPIKEEPPSKGSFSNCTVRFSGQRDHDAVDEFINAVETYKEVEGISDKDALKGLPLLFKSIAVVWWKGVRRDAKTWSDALQLLRDHFSPTKPSYQIYMEIFETKQSYDEVIDSFICKQRALLAKLPEGRHDEETELDFIYGLMLSKYRESIPRHEVKTFRELLDRGRTVERTRH; encoded by the coding sequence ATGACGCAAATGTCCGACGAACAGTTTCGCATATTCATCGAAACCATCAAATCTCTGGGGCCAATCAAAGAGGAGCCGCCATCCAAGGGTAGCTTCAGCAACTGCACGGTGAGATTCAGTGGCCAGCGGGATCACGATGCCGTGGACGAGTTCATCAATGCCGTGGAGACGTACAAGGAGGTGGAGGGCATCAGTGACAAGGATGCGCTGAAGGGTCTGCCGCTGCTCTTCAAGAGCATTGCGGTGGTGTGGTGGAAGGGTGTGCGCCGGGATGCCAAGACCTGGTCGGATGCCCTCCAGCTGCTGCGCGATCACTTCTCGCCCACCAAACCCTCCTACCAGATCTACATGGAGATCTTCGAGACAAAGCAGTCCTACGACGAGGTGATCGACTCATTCATCTGCAAGCAGCGAGCGCTCCTGGCCAAGTTGCCGGAGGGACGACACGACGAGGAAACGGAACTGGACTTCATTTACGGGCTGATGCTGTCCAAGTATCGGGAGAGCATACCCCGGCACGAGGTCAAAACCTTCCGGGAGCTACTCGATCGGGGGCGAACTGTGGAGCGCACAAGGCACTGA
- the LOC117137165 gene encoding general transcription factor IIH subunit 1, translated as MTTSSEDVLLQMGEVRYKKGDGTLYVMNERVAWMAEHRDTVTVSHRYADIKTQKISPEGKPKVQLQVVLHDGNTSTFHFVNRQGQAAMLADRDKVKELLQQLLPNFKRKVDKDLEDKNRILVENPNLLQLYKDLVITKVLTSDEFWATHAKDHALKKMGRSQEIGVSGAFLADIKPQTDGCNGLKYNLTSDVIHCIFKTYPAVKRKHFENVPAKMSEAEFWTKFFQSHYFHRDRLTAGTKDIFTECGKIDDQALKAAVQQGAGDPLLDLKKFEDVPLEEGFGSVAGDRNVVNSGNIVHQNMIKRFNQHSIMVLKTCANVTSAPSTMTNGTNNANGPVSQSAYTNGMNGKAQATATKSSADQVDKDEPQSKKQRLMEKIHYEDLGDPLLEGEDDPANGEKAKSKQFELSKVERYLNGPVQNSMYDNHNDPMSLEEVQYKLVRNSESWLNRNVQRTFICSKAAVNALGELSPGGSMMRGFQEQSAGQLVPNDFQRELRHLYLSLSELLKHFWSCFPPTTEELETKLQRMHETLQRFKMAKLVPFENRAMHELSPLRSSLTQHMNQLLRTANSKFATWKERKLRNNR; from the exons ATGACCACCAGCAGTGAGGACGTGCTGCTCCAGATGGGCGAGGTGCGGTACAAGAAGGGCGACGGCACGCTCTACGTAATGAACGAGCGTGTGGCCTGGATGGCGGAACACAGGGACACGGTGACGGTCTCCCATCGTTATGCGGATATCAAGA CCCAAAAGATATCTCCTGAGGGCAAACCCAAGGTGCAGCTGCAAGTGGTACTCCACGACGGAAACACATCAACCTTCCACTTTGTCAACCGCCAGGGACAGGCCGCCATGCTTGCCGACAGAGACAAGGTCAAGGAGCTGTTGCAGCAACTGCTTCCCAACTTTAAGCGCAAGGTGGACAAAGACCTGGAAGACAAGAACCGGATCCTTGTTGAGAATCCCAACCTGCTGCAGCTGTACAAGGACCTTGTCATAACCAAAGTCCTAACCAGCGATGAGTTCTGGGCTACGCATGCCAAGGATCACGCCCTTAAGAAAATGGGCAGGTCCCAGGAGATCG GTGTTTCTGGCGCCTTTTTGGCCGACATAAAACCGCAGACAGACGGCTGTAATGGCCTCAAATACAACCTCACCTCTGATGTGATTCACTGCATTTTCAAGACCTATCCCGCCGTTAAACGCAAACATTTTGAGAATGTGCCTGCCAAAATGTCAGAGGCCGAGTTTTGGACCAAGTTTTTCCAATCACACTACTTTCATCGTGACAGACTGACAGCCGGCACAAAAGATATATTTACGGAGTGCGGCAAGATCGATGATCAGGCATTAAAAGCGGCTGTCCAGCAGGGAGCTGGTGATCCTTTGCTAGACCTTAAAAAGTTTGAGGATGTTCCTTTAGAAGAGGGCTTTGGCAGCGTAGCCGGGGACCGAAACGTCGTGAACAGCGGGAATATTGTGCACCAAAACATGATCAAGCGATTCAACCAGCATTCCATCATGGTGCTCAAGACCTGTGCTAACGTGACCTCAGCGCCGTCAACTATGACAAATGGTACCAATAATGCCAACGGGCCTGTTTCCCAATCCGCCTATACGAACGGTATGAATGGAAAGGCCCAGGCCACCGCGACGAAGAGTTCCGCCGATCAGGTGGACAAAGACGAGCCGCAGAGCAAAAAGCAACGACTGATGGAAAAGATTCACTATGAGGATCTCGGGGATCCTCTATTGGAGGGAGAAGATGATCCCGCCAACGGCGAGAAAGCCAAGTCTAAGCAGTTCGAACTGTCCAAAGTGGAGCGTTACCTCAATGGCCCTGTCCAGAACAGCATGTACGACAACCACAACGATCCAATGAGTCTGGAAGAGGTACAGTACAAGCTGGTGCGGAATTCGGAGTCATGGCTAAATCGCAACGTGCAACGAACGTTCATCTGTTCCAAGGCGGCAGTAAATGCTCTGGGTGAACTAAGTCCTGGCGGTTCCATGATGCGCGGTTTCCAAGAGCAGTCAGCGGGAC AACTAGTGCCGAATGACTTCCAACGAGAGCTGCGCCACTTATACCTTTCGCTGTCCGAGCTGCTGAAACACTTTTGGAGCTGCTTTCCGCCCACCACAGAAGAGTTGGAGACAAAATTACAGCGTATGCACGAGACGTTGCAGCGCTTCAAAATGGCAAAATTAGTGCCTTTTGAG AACCGCGCTATGCACGAACTCTCGCCACTGCGATCCTCGCTGACGCAGCACATGAACCAGCTGCTGCGCACCGCCAACAGCAAGTTCGCCACTTGGAAGGAGCGAAAACTGCGTAACAACAGGTAG